In one window of Carcharodon carcharias isolate sCarCar2 chromosome 14, sCarCar2.pri, whole genome shotgun sequence DNA:
- the slc1a6 gene encoding excitatory amino acid transporter 4 isoform X2 — MRMLQMLVLPLIVSSLVSGMAALDSKASGKMGVRAVVFYMVTTIIAVFIGIVMVMIIHPGKGSKVDLHREGKIEKVQAADAFMDLIRNMFPPNLVEACFKQYKTNYGTRKIMRPTSSPINLTTSTEPSMMENITDAIRKLQELMLDEEVIPVAGSSNAVNALGLVVFSIAFGLVIGNMKQQGRALKEFFDCLNEAIMRLVAIIIWYAPIGILFLIAGKIMEMQDLTVMGGQLGMYTVTVIIGLLIHALVVLPLLYFIVTHKNPWVFIGGILQALITALGTSSSSATLPITFKCLEENNGVDKHVTRFVLPVGATINMDGTALYEALAAIFIAQVNNYDLNFGQIITISITATAASIGAAGIPQAGLVTMVIVLTSVGLPTEDITLIIAVDWFLDRLRTTTNVLGDSLGAGIVEHLSRHELHAPDAEVGNSVIEENEKPYQLICQEHENQKQLDSETMM, encoded by the exons GAATGGCAGCCCTGGACAGCAAAGCATCTGGTAAGATGGGAGTCCGAGCTGTAGTTTTCTACATGGTAACCACTATCATCGCTGTGTTCATTGGAATTGTCATGGTAATGATCATCCATCCTGGGAAAGGATCAAAAGTTGACCTACATCGGGAGGGAAAGATTGAGAAGGTGCAGGCAGCTGATGCTTTCATGGATCTAATCAG GAATATGTTCCCACCCAATCTAGTTGAGGCTTGTTTCAAACAG TACAAAACAAATTATGGCACACGAAAAATCATGAGACCTACATCATCACCCATCAATCTTACAACCAGCACTGAACCATCCATGATGGAAAACATAACTGATGCGATCAGAAAATTGCAGGAGTTGATGCTTGATGAGGAGGTTATTCCAGTTGCTGGTTCATCCAATGCAGTGAATGCACTGGGTCTTGTGGTCTTCTCCATTGCATTTGGTCTTGTAATCGGCAACATGAAACAGCAAGGACGGGCACTGAAGGAATTTTTTGACTGTCTTAATGAGGCCATCATGAGACTTGTTGCAATTATTATCTG GTATGCCCCTATAGGTATCCTCTTCCTGATTGCAGGCAAAATAATGGAAATGCAAGACCTTACCGTGATGGGTGGACAACTGGGGATGTACACTGTGACGGTGATAATTGGGCTGCTAATCCATGCACTCGTTGTCCTGCCACTTCTTTATTTTATAGTCACCCACAAGAATCCCTGGGTTTTTATTGGTGGAATATTGCAGGCCTTGATCACTGCACTTGGCACTTCATCCAG ctcagcaactctcccaatcACCTTTAAGTGTCTAGAAGAAAATAATGGTGTGGACAAGCATGTCACTCGCTTTGTCCTTCCTGTTGGAGCTACTATCAACATGGATGGCACAGCCCTCTACGAGGCCCTGGCTGCCATCTTTATTGCACAGGTCAACAATTATGACCTAAACTTTGGACAAATCATCACTATCAG TATCACTGCAACAGCAGCCAGCATTGGAGCTGCAGGAATACCACAGGCTGGTCTTGTTACCATGGTGATAGTGTTGACATCCGTTGGACTTCCCACGGAGGACATCACCCTGATCATCGCAGTGGACTGGTTCCT GGATCGTCTGCGAACTACCACTAATGTGCTTGGTGACTCATTGGGAGCAGGCATTGTGGAGCACCTGTCAAGGCATGAACTGCACGCACCAGATGCAGAAGTTGGAAATTCTGTCATTGAAGAAAATGAGAAACCTTATCAGCTCATCTGCCAGGAGCATGAAAACCAGAAGCAGTTGGATAGCGAGACTATGATGTGA